In Campylobacter sp. 2014D-0216, the following proteins share a genomic window:
- the rsmA gene encoding 16S rRNA (adenine(1518)-N(6)/adenine(1519)-N(6))-dimethyltransferase RsmA yields the protein MIKAKKHFGQNFLCDKSVVDKIIQAIPKDAKNIVEIGPGLGDLTQELLKIPQAKIRAYEIDKDLIPILNKKFQNEIEGGNFELIHQNASDAFDQGSLSDKEYFLVANLPYYIATNLILKALEDRNCLGLIVMVQKEVAQKFCANEKESNFSALGVLCALICQRQMLFDIQPQSFNPPPKVTSAVMKLIKTSHYQHQCENIEAFKDFLRVCFQNPRKQLISNFKNKKEKILKAFEALNLSSTSRAHEISVDLYLKIYEYLKEDYERRKQNSRTN from the coding sequence ATGATAAAAGCGAAAAAACATTTTGGACAAAATTTTTTATGTGATAAAAGCGTGGTAGATAAAATCATCCAAGCCATACCCAAAGATGCTAAAAATATAGTTGAGATTGGGCCTGGCTTAGGTGATTTAACGCAAGAACTTTTGAAAATCCCACAAGCTAAGATTAGAGCTTATGAGATTGATAAAGATTTGATTCCTATTTTAAATAAAAAATTTCAAAATGAGATTGAAGGTGGAAATTTTGAGCTTATTCATCAAAATGCAAGCGATGCTTTTGATCAAGGAAGTTTAAGCGACAAAGAGTACTTTTTAGTAGCAAATTTACCATATTATATTGCTACAAATTTGATTTTAAAAGCCTTAGAAGATCGAAATTGTCTTGGGCTTATAGTAATGGTGCAAAAAGAAGTAGCGCAAAAATTTTGCGCAAATGAAAAAGAAAGTAATTTTTCAGCTTTAGGGGTACTTTGTGCATTAATATGCCAAAGACAAATGCTTTTTGATATACAACCACAAAGCTTTAATCCTCCGCCAAAAGTTACTTCAGCTGTAATGAAACTGATAAAAACAAGTCATTATCAGCATCAATGTGAAAATATAGAAGCTTTTAAAGATTTTCTAAGAGTGTGTTTTCAAAATCCAAGAAAACAACTTATATCTAATTTTAAAAATAAAAAAGAAAAAATTTTAAAAGCATTTGAAGCACTAAATCTCTCTTCTACCTCAAGAGCTCATGAAATTAGCGTTGATTTATACCTTAAAATTTATGAATATTTAAAGGAAGACTATGAGCGAAGAAAACAAAACTCAAGAACAAACTAA
- a CDS encoding purine-nucleoside phosphorylase, whose amino-acid sequence MENLIVCAGGNEDFKFAQSIGIGLVHSAFSLGKILSQKKVDRIIFIGTCGIYQEGKILDLYESSNAANLEYANLFDSFYTPIANEVRLNVSHETMINSSNYICKDEKIAREFFKKGMHIENMEGYAVLSCAKIHKIEGICYLCATNFCNEFAHEDFLKNHQKAKELLKEFLYDKKLI is encoded by the coding sequence TTGGAAAATCTTATAGTATGTGCAGGTGGTAATGAAGATTTTAAATTTGCACAAAGTATTGGTATCGGTTTAGTTCATTCTGCATTTTCTTTAGGAAAAATTCTAAGTCAAAAAAAAGTAGATAGAATAATCTTTATAGGAACATGTGGAATTTACCAAGAAGGTAAAATTTTAGATCTTTACGAAAGCTCTAATGCTGCGAATTTAGAATATGCAAATTTATTTGATAGTTTTTATACGCCTATAGCTAATGAGGTTAGATTAAATGTTTCACATGAAACTATGATTAACTCTTCAAATTATATTTGTAAAGATGAAAAAATCGCAAGAGAATTTTTTAAAAAAGGTATGCATATTGAAAATATGGAAGGATATGCAGTGCTTTCGTGTGCAAAAATACATAAAATTGAAGGGATTTGTTATTTGTGTGCGACAAATTTTTGTAACGAATTTGCACATGAGGATTTTTTAAAAAACCATCAAAAAGCAAAAGAATTATTAAAAGAATTTTTATATGATAAAAAACTTATATAG